In Lachancea thermotolerans CBS 6340 chromosome H complete sequence, a single genomic region encodes these proteins:
- the TAG1 gene encoding Tag1p (weakly similar to uniprot|Q06247 Saccharomyces cerevisiae YLR173W Hypothetical ORF) yields the protein MESQDLEEQPLLRPEPHYEATSPPPQKKTKTRRRGWTKLIWGFIIILLLHAGVVLWAARYIPSQQLIQDYYEDATNVKLRHLAFDGWYSDSNGSHIENEDSPKYLKLRAQLDVWFDYDQVHKFENSSASVRKQRTIRFMSQSVVKSLCFDFDSIRAFNDNETDSQDLGTISIPTRTCIDVRHQKVNQLDVPILIRPDAKNVASVIMKIWKGEFKKLDLWSSLNVRLSKKVLNKWDLPLWKLKIARLDWKQFLNLDSLSSKLDSIRAALSQAVEVQSLEITDDVENDMNFRISVAYIVPEEIRSDMIFPQDSVFPPTSWNIQLPGCDPTRPVSLENALFRAPAIRLNDLAPGELANMDIVGNIQGPLPDDLLYQVCSSDEENVVTPVNLLLNKIFNATELLQFEILGHGYTDSQGSILPPNFMDQLLPSIQQPINANLSLNSNNLVEYVTVEGMRLRWIQSGWDERKLTIKGKVIAVINLPYYNSAFAGGEETVAIEKIKGLTKLFHNDVHFVNVPMDVWLNAESEFLPTEDPKHNQLSVSFDIAHQDVEIVNSFELTRCLNEILIRGQAQVHVEGKLDLMADTKLGAIVVLGLEGEGTTIVKK from the coding sequence ATGGAAAGCCAAGATTTAGAAGAGCAGCCCTTGTTGCGGCCAGAACCACATTATGAAGCCACGAGTCCTCCTCcgcaaaaaaaaaccaaaaccCGCCGTCGTGGCTGGACCAAACTTATCTGGGGCTTCATCATAATATTACTTTTGCACGCCGGTGTCGTTTTATGGGCAGCGAGATATATTCCGTCCCAACAACTCATCCAAGACTACTATGAAGACGCAACAAATGTCAAGCTCCGTCATCTTGCGTTCGACGGGTGGTATTCAGACAGTAATGGCAGTCACATCGAGAATGAAGACAGCCCAAAGTATTTGAAACTTCGCGCTCAGCTGGATGTGTGGTTCGACTACGATCAAGTGCACAAGTTCGAAAACAGTTCCGCAAGCGTGCGGAAGCAGCGAACAATACGATTCATGAGCCAATCTGTGGTGAAATCCTtatgttttgattttgacagTATAAGGGCATTCAACGATAACGAAACGGATTCCCAGGACCTCGGTACTATAAGCATACCCACCAGAACTTGTATTGATGTTAGACATCAAAAGGTTAACCAGCTGGACGTGCCCATTTTGATTAGGCCTGACGCCAAGAATGTTGCTTCTGTCATTATGAAAATATGGAAAGGtgaattcaaaaagctaGATTTGTGGTCAAGCTTGAACGTGAGGCTTTCTAAAAAGGTTCTGAATAAGTGGGATCTGCCTCTTTGGAAACTAAAGATTGCTAGACTTGATTGGAAAcagtttctcaacttgGACTctttatcttcaaaattggaTAGTATCCGAGCAGCGTTGAGTCAGGCAGTTGAGGTTCAAAGCCTAGAAATTACCGACGATGTTGAGAATGACATGAACTTTCGAATTTCGGTAGCTTACATCGTTCCTGAAGAGATAAGAAGTGATATGATATTTCCTCAAGACTCCGTCTTTCCACCAACTAGCTGGAACATACAGCTTCCAGGCTGTGACCCGACACGCCCGGTATCATTGGAAAATGCTTTGTTTCGTGCACCGGCAATACGCCTCAACGATTTAGCACCTGGAGAGCTAGCAAATATGGATATTGTTGGTAACATACAGGGCCCTCTTCCTGATGATCTTTTGTATCAAGTTTGTTCctctgatgaagaaaatgttgTTACGCCCGTTAATCTGCTTCTTAACAAGATTTTTAACGCTACAGAGCTACTTCAGTTTGAAATCCTAGGACATGGGTATACTGATTCTCAAGGAAGCATTCTGCCCCCTAACTTTATGGACCAGCTTTTACCCTCAATACAGCAGCCCATTAATGCAAACCTTTCCTTAAACTCAAATAATTTGGTAGAGTACGTGACGGTGGAAGGAATGAGGCTAAGGTGGATTCAGAGTGGATGGGATGAGCGAAAACTGACTATTAAAGGCAAAGTTATTGCAGTCATAAACCTGCCATATTATAACTCTGCGTTCGCTGGAGGCGAGGAAACAGTAGCGATCGAGAAAATTAAGGGCTTAACGAAACTTTTCCACAACGATGTTCATTTTGTTAACGTGCCAATGGATGTATGGCTGAACGCAGAATCTGAGTTTCTTCCGACCGAAGACCCTAAGCACAATCAACTAAGCGTTTCTTTCGATATTGCACATCAGGACGTTGAGATTGTTAACAGCTTTGAACTCACAAGATGCTTAAACGAAATTTTGATACGCGgccaagctcaagttcatGTTGAAGGTAAACTCGACCTTATGGCCGACACAAAGTTAGGCGCTATTGTTGTACTGGGCCTTGAGGGCGAAGGTACAACAATTGTCAAAAaataa
- the DPH5 gene encoding diphthine synthase (highly similar to uniprot|P32469 Saccharomyces cerevisiae YLR172C DPH5 Methyltransferase required for synthesis of diphthamide which is a modified histidine residue of translation elongation factor 2 (Eft1p or Eft2p) not essential for viability GFP-Dph5p fusion protein localizes to the cytoplasm), with amino-acid sequence MLYLIGLGLSYTTDITVRGLEAIKKCDRIYLEHYTSILMAASLEELEQFYGKPVTLADRELVESGCEEILRDADKQDVAFLVVGDPFGATTHTDLVLRAKRQGLPVEVIHNASVMNAVGSCGLQLYTFGQTVSMVFFTDDWRPDSWYNKIWENRKIGLHTLVLLDIKVKEQSIENMARGRLIYEPPRYMSISQCCEQLLEIEETRGTKAYTPDTPVVAISRLGSASQEFKSGTIEELSRYDAGEPLHSLVILGRQCHELELEYLLDFASDREAFKQAVIKDQEYFKPAPWVPPAEEDDE; translated from the coding sequence ATGCTTTACTTGATTGGTCTTGGGCTCTCATATACCACTGATATCACAGTTCGTGGCTTGGAAGCTATCAAGAAATGTGACCGCATTTACTTGGAGCACTACACAAGCATCCTGATGGCCGCGTCGCTTGAAGAATTAGAACAGTTCTACGGCAAACCTGTAACTCTGGCCGACAGAGAGTTGGTCGAGAGCGGCTGCGAGGAGATTTTGCGCGATGCAGACAAGCAAGACGTGGCTTTTCTAGTGGTTGGAGATCCATTCGGTGCCACCACGCACACGGATCTCGTGTTGCGTGCCAAAAGACAGGGTTTGCCAGTTGAGGTAATTCACAACGCGTCCGTTATGAACGCGGTTGGAAGCTGTGGGCTGCAGCTTTACACCTTCGGCCAGACGGTTTCTATGGTATTTTTCACCGACGACTGGAGGCCAGATTCTTGGTACAACAAAATCTGGGAAAACAGAAAGATCGGGCTGCACACGCTGGTTCTTTTGGACATCAAGGTCAAGGAGCAAAGCATAGAAAACATGGCCCGTGGCAGGCTAATTTACGAGCCACCTAGGTACATGTCGATATCTCAATGCTGCGAACAATTGCTGGAGATCGAGGAGACCAGAGGTACTAAGGCTTACACCCCCGATACCCCTGTAGTCGCCATCAGCAGACTTGGCTCTGCGTCACAGGAGTTCAAGTCCGGTACTATCGAGGAACTCTCCCGTTATGACGCTGGCGAACCTCTTCATTCTTTAGTGATTTTGGGAAGGCAGTGCCACGAGCTGGAGCTCGAGTACCTGCTTGACTTTGCCAGCGATAGAGAAGCCTTCAAGCAAGCGGTTATCAAGGACCAGGAGTACTTCAAGCCAGCTCCATGGGTGCCTCCAGCCGAGGAGGACGACGAGTAG
- the APS1 gene encoding Aps1p (highly similar to uniprot|P35181 Saccharomyces cerevisiae YLR170C APS1 Small subunit of the clathrin-associated adaptor complex AP-1 which is involved in protein sorting at the trans-Golgi network homolog of the sigma subunit of the mammalian clathrin AP-1 complex) gives MTQIKYMLLVSRQGKVRLMRWYSAYDSKGKSKISRELATMVLARKAKMCNILEYQDHKVVYKRYASLYFICGISSDSDNELLTLEVIHRYVEAMDSYFNNVCELDIIFNFTKAYEILNEVLVCDGSMTETSKQAILRSVMTMDSLETSDSLDQVLS, from the coding sequence ATGACGCAAATAAAATACATGCTTTTAGTGTCCAGACAGGGGAAGGTGCGGCTGATGCGGTGGTATAGCGCCTACGACAGCAAAGGAAAATCGAAGATCAGCCGAGAACTGGCTACGATGGTGCTGGCGCGTAAAGCCAAAATGTGCAACATTCTAGAGTACCAGGACCACAAAGTGGTGTACAAGCGCTACGCAAGTCTCTATTTCATCTGCGGCATCAGTTCAGATTCGGATAACGAGCTGCTAACGCTAGAAGTCATCCATCGGTATGTCGAAGCCATGGACAGCTATTTCAATAACGTGTGTGAGCTGGACATCATATTCAACTTTACAAAAGCTTACGAAATCCTCAATGAGGTGCTGGTTTGCGACGGCTCGATGACCGAGACCAGCAAGCAAGCGATCCTGAGGAGTGTGATGACCATGGATTCGCTGGAAACAAGCGACAGTCTCGACCAGGTTCTGAGCTGA
- a CDS encoding KLTH0H11792p (some similarities with uniprot|Q04814 Saccharomyces cerevisiae YMR252C Hypothetical ORF) has translation MLNRVFANSSNSLLRALARSGSRFVHSSAPALLYKKWGDISLKDKQAFINNYVGLYKEKHPCSKSNVMYQTLVGEMEEYDDAPYVFGILYNEIRSVSQNESADNAKGSGAMGDPDFEKLLYR, from the coding sequence ATGCTCAACCGCGTTTTTGCAAACTCCTCAAACTCACTGCTGCGAGCGCTCGCGCGTTCGGGATCCCGGTTCGTTCATAGCTCGGCCCCAGCGCTCCTGTACAAGAAATGGGGCGACATCTCTCTCAAGGACAAGCAAGCGTTCATAAACAACTATGTGGGTCTgtacaaagaaaagcatCCCTGCAGTAAGAGTAACGTCATGTACCAGACGCTGGTCGGGGAGATGGAAGAGTACGATGACGCGCCCTACGTGTTCGGCATCCTTTACAACGAGATACGATCCGTCTCGCAAAACGAGTCTGCCGACAACGCCAAGGGCTCCGGCGCCATGGGCGATCCcgactttgaaaagctgctaTATAGATGA
- the RCK2 gene encoding serine/threonine protein kinase RCK2 (some similarities with uniprot|P38623 Saccharomyces cerevisiae YLR248W RCK2 Protein kinase involved in the response to oxidative stress identified as suppressor of S. pombe cell cycle checkpoint mutations) — protein MVPQALDESVTPVLGPLVQEKANAEVLETNLYNSDSTTNAASNAASNGGSSQSALNDRSDTRVPDIDAGDIRAYNDLHGLKGGIVGGSEVAGLVSETESEPGLVEVISVGDDEASSSSSLDEDPEGDFVEQLELQDYKLISKIGEGAFSKVYRGVPRAESSKSFLFKTFKHVAIKVINKKHLTSSQKDSKSKATSREQVLKEVAIHRTVSASENVVSFVDFHESPSYYFIVQELLAGGEIFGEIVRLTYFSEDLSRHVIRQLALAVKHMHSLGIIHRDIKPENLLFEPVDYEPSPKPVLRKSDDPKTKQDEGVFKPSVGGGGIGIVKLADFGLSKQIYSTNTKTPCGTVGYTAPEVVKDERYSLQVDMWGIGCVLYTILCGFPPFYDEKIDVLTEKISRGEYTFLRPWWDEISDGAKHAVRKLLEVDPSKRYNIDEFLADPWLNSYDCLRGQALKKHKNESMENVHSLASKKKKRYAKHNFKRDSSLLYSPAAVAMRDAFEVNNALQRKEEDRRRTPTPSNLGQLQEDEEMSLEQDMFQLRLNSSTIIKRRKNKDEVTVPATLAE, from the coding sequence ATGGTGCCGCAAGCCCTGGACGAAAGCGTGACGCCGGTGCTGGGACCGCTGGTCCAGGAGAAGGCCAACGCAGAGGTGCTGGAAACCAACCTGTACAACTCGGACAGCACGACCAACGCCGCGTCCAACGCGGCGTCCAACGGTGGCTCGTCGCAGAGCGCGCTCAACGACCGCAGCGACACTCGTGTTCCGGACATCGATGCCGGGGACATTAGGGCGTACAACGACCTCCACGGGCTCAAGGGCGGTATAGTCGGCGGCAGTGAGGTGGCCGGGCTAGTGAGCGAGACCGAGTCCGAGCCTGGGCTCGTGGAAGTTATTTCCGTCGGCGATGACGAGgcgtcgtcctcgtccaGCCTCGATGAGGATCCTGAGGGCGACTTTgtggagcagctggagctGCAGGACTACAAGCTGATCAGCAAGATCGGCGAAGGCGCCTTTTCCAAGGTGTACCGCGGCGTGCCGCGCGCGGAGTCGTCCAAGTcgtttttgttcaagaCCTTCAAGCATGTGGCGATCAAGgtcatcaacaagaagcatCTGACGTCCTCGCAGAAGGATTCCAAAAGCAAGGCCACTTCGCGCGAGCAGGTGCTAAAGGAGGTTGCTATCCACAGAACTGTGTCTGCCAGCGAGAACGTGGTGTCCTTTGTGGACTTCCACGAGAGCCCCAGCTACTACTTTATCGTGCAGGAGCTGCTGGCCGGCGGCGAGATCTTCGGCGAGATTGTGAGGCTGACGTACTTCAGTGAGGACCTGTCGCGCCACGTCATCAGACAACTGGCGCTCGCGGTCAAGCACATGCACTCGCTGGGTATAATACATCGTGACATCAAGCCCGAAAACCTGCTATTCGAGCCGGTCGACTACGAGCCCTCTCCTAAGCCCGTACTGCGGAAGTCGGACGACCCCAAAACCAAGCAGGACGAAGGTGTCTTCAAGCCCAGCGTGGGCGGAGGAGGCATCGGTATCGTGAAGCTGGCCGACTTCGGCCTTTCGAAACAAATCTACTCTACGAACACAAAAACTCCCTGCGGGACAGTTGGATACACCGCACCAGAAGTGGTCAAAGATGAGCGCTACTCTCTACAGGTGGATATGTGGGGCATCGGTTGCGTCCTGTACACCATCCTATGTGGCTTCCCACCCTTTTATGACGAGAAAATCGACGTTCTAACCGAGAAGATCTCAAGAGGCGAATATACATTCTTGAGGCCTTGGTGGGACGAGATAAGCGACGGCGCAAAACACGCGGTACGGAAACTTTTGGAAGTGGACCCAAGTAAGCGTTACAACATCGACGAATTCTTGGCCGATCCATGGCTGAACTCATACGACTGCCTCCGCGGGCAGGCgctcaagaagcacaaaaacGAGTCGATGGAAAACGTGCACTCGCTGGCatcgaaaaagaagaagcgctaCGCCAAAcacaacttcaagcgcgaTTCTTCTCTGCTATACTCACCAGCTGCCGTTGCGATGCGTGACGCCTTCGAGGTCAACAACGCTCTGCAACGTAAGGAAGAGGACAGAAGACGCACCCCAACTCCCTCGAACCTGGGACAACTCcaagaagacgaggaaATGTCGCTGGAGCAGGACATGTTTCAGTTGCGTTTGAACTCCTCCACTATCATCAAACGgagaaagaacaaagaCGAGGTCACTGTTCCAGCTACGCTAGCTGAGTGA
- a CDS encoding KLTH0H11880p (no similarity), with product MLSKESNPQQTSRTSTTTVIKILRDFSRRGIIFNTTRNVVDSAPCHKVRATSNSTSTLVLVDQTCNDTGLLLLLSATKRLVQPTLDTSVAQAPVLIWHKHRKDELRLIPDERTGSIVRATLMLYWFISGTCLCTVAYWPSTPPLQIRTSTCCPAASFSQENLLRTHPTARLACFIFPHATHDPAQGAVFRCRLSYPSSAFPQRVRTVSRKSTTTRTNRSLWDLIVCHV from the coding sequence ATGTTGAGTAAGGAGAGCAATCCACAACAAACGTCGCGGACAAGTACTACGACAGTGATCAAGATACTGCGCGATTTTAGCCGCCGCGGAATCATATTCAATACAACGAGGAACGTCGTTGATTCGGCCCCCTGCCATAAAGTTCGCGCCACAAGCAACTCGACCTCAACCCTAGTACTTGTGGATCAAACCTGTAACGACACTGGactgctgcttctgcttaGCGCAACAAAACGCCTAGTACAACCGACACTTGACACTTCAGTCGCACAAGCACCTGTTCTTATCTGGCACAAACATCGCAAAGATGAGCTACGGCTAATACCAGATGAGCGCACCGGATCGATTGTGCGTGCCACCTTGATGCTTTATTGGTTCATCTCCGGAACTTGTCTCTGCACCGTTGCTTACTGGCCTTCAACACCCCCCTTGCAAATAAGAACCAGCACCTGCTGCCCCGCTGCTTCCTTTTCACAAGAGAACCTTCTACGGACACATCCGACTGCTAGGCTGGCCTGCTTCATCTTCCCACATGCTACTCACGATCCTGCGCAAGGCGCTGTGTTTAGATGCCGGCTCTCGTACCCAAGCTCAGCGTTTCCTCAACGGGTTCGCACCGTGAGTCGGAAATCTACTACTACCCGTACGAACAGGTCACTCTGGGATCTCATTGTGTGCCACGTCTGA
- a CDS encoding KLTH0H11902p (highly similar to uniprot|P53978 Saccharomyces cerevisiae YNL014W HEF3 Translational elongation factor EF-3 paralog of YEF3 and member of the ABC superfamily stimulates EF-1 alpha-dependent binding of aminoacyl-tRNA by the ribosome normally expressed in zinc deficient cells), giving the protein MSDSEQSIKVLNELFEKLSVATPETREATAVEISSFLNGNIIEHDVPEQFFASISKALKDKKAASNALEAIIRVASESNLAPSVEACVVRLVPEICAKAGDKDKDIQQQASTALLAIVKAINPVATKVLLPHLTTRIAETNKWQEKVAILAAVSDLVDAAKTQVALRMPELIPVLSEAMWDTKKEVKEAATATITKATETVDNKDIDRFIPKLIECIANPKEVPETVHLLGATTFVAEVTPATLSIMVPLLARGLAERETSIKRKAAVIIDNMCKLVEDPQVVAPFLSKLLPGLKNNFATIADPEAREVTLRALKTLRRVGNVGADDSLPEVSHAGDISTTRGVLDSLLKDKKIDSRFEHVKHYIAGMAADLIDERIIDQQAWFTHVLPYATVFLHEREAKEIIDDFRKLAVDNIPVGPNFDDEEDEGEDLCNCEFSLAYGAKILLNKTQLRLKRARRYGLCGPNGAGKSTLMRAIANGQVDGFPTQDECRTVYVEHDIDGTHSDTSVLDFVFQGDVGTKEVITEKLREFGFSDEMINMPISSLSGGWKMKLALARAVLKNADILLLDEPTNHLDTVNVAWLVNYLNTCGITSIIVSHDSGFLDSVTQYIIHYEGLKLRKYKGNMSEFVKKCPTAKSYYELGASDLEFRFPEPGFLEGVKTKQKAIVKVSNMSFQYPGTAKPQIRDVSFQCSLSSRIAVIGPNGAGKSTLINVLTGELLPTTGEVYTHENCRIAYIKQHAFAHIESHLDKTPSEYIQWRFQTGEDRETMDRANRVINEEDAESMNKIFKIEGTPRRIQGIHARRKFKNSYEYECSFLLGENIGMKSERWVPMMSVDNAWIPRGELVESHSKMVAEVDMKEALASGQFRPLTRKEIEEHCAMLGLDAELVSHSRIRGLSGGQKVKLVLAACSWQRPHLIVLDEPTNYLDRDSLGALSKALKAFDGGVIIITHSAEFTKNLTEEVWAVNNGVMVPSGHNWVAGQGSGPRIEKKEDEEDKFDAMGNKISSGTKKKKLSSAELRKKKKERMKKKKEMGDAYVSSDEDF; this is encoded by the coding sequence ATGTCTGATTCCGAACAATCTATCAAAGTTCTTAACGAACTTTTCGAGAAGCTTTCGGTCGCTACCCCAGAGACCAGAGAGGCTACCGCTGTCGAGATCTCTTCGTTCTTGAACGGTAACATCATCGAGCATGACGTTCCTGAGCAGTTCTTCGCCAGCATCtccaaggctttgaaggacaagaaggccGCTTCCAACGCTTTGGAGGCCATCATCCGTGTCGCCAGCGAGTCCAACTTGGCCCCATCCGTCGAGGCCTGTGTTGTCCGTTTGGTGCCTGAGATCTGTGCCAAGGCCGGTGACAAGGACAAGGACATCCAGCAACAGGCTTCTACCGCCTTGTTGGCTATCGTCAAGGCTATCAACCCAGTTGCCACCAAGGTTTTGTTGCCTCACTTGACCACCCGTATTGCTGAGACCAACAAATGGCAGGAGAAGGTCGCCATCTTGGCTGCCGTTTCCGATCTGGTTGACGCCGCTAAGACTCAGGTCGCTTTGAGAATGCCTGAGTTGATCCCAGTTTTGTCTGAGGCTATGTGGGacaccaagaaggaggtCAAGGAGGCTGCCACTGCCACCATCACCAAGGCCACTGAGACTGTCGACAACAAGGATATCGACCGTTTCATTCCTAAGTTGATTGAGTGTATCGCCAACCCTAAGGAGGTCCCAGAGACCGTCCACTTGCTGGGTGCCACCACTTTCGTCGCTGAGGttaccccagctaccttGTCCATCATGGTTCCATTGTTGGCCAGAGGTTTGGCTGAGAGAGAGACCTCTATCAAGCGTAAGGCTGCTGTCATTATCGACAACATGTGTAAGCTGGTCGAGGACCCTCAGGTCGTTGCTCCTTTCTTGAGCAAGCTGTTGCCAGGTTTGAAGAACAACTTCGCCACCATTGCCGACCCAGAAGCCCGTGAGGTTACTTTGAGAGccttgaagactttgagaagagTTGGTAATGTCGGTGCGGACGACTCTCTACCAGAGGTCTCCCACGCCGGTGACATTTCCACCACCAGAGGTGTCTTGGACTCTCTGttgaaggacaagaagatcgACTCCAGATTCGAGCATGTCAAGCACTACATTGCTGGTATGGCCGCTGACTTGATCGACGAGAGAATCATCGACCAACAGGCTTGGTTCACTCACGTTCTACCATACGCCACCGTCTTCTTGCACGAGAGAGAGGCCAAGGAGATCATCGACGACTTCAGAAAGCTGGCCGTTGACAACATCCCTGTCGGTCCAAACTTCGACGATGAGGAGGACGAGGGTGAGGACTTGTGTAACTGTGAGTTCTCTCTGGCCTACGGTGCTAAgatcttgttgaacaagaCTCAGCTGAGATTGAAGAGAGCTAGAAGATACGGTCTGTGTGGTCCTAACGGTGCTGGTAAGTCCACCTTGATGAGAGCCATTGCTAACGGCCAAGTCGACGGTTTCCCAACCCAGGACGAGTGTAGAACTGTCTACGTCGAGCACGACATTGACGGTACTCACTCCGACACCTCCGTCTTGGACTTCGTCTTCCAGGGTGACGTCGGTACCAAGGAGGTCATCACTGAGAAGCTGAGAGAGTTCGGTTTCTCTGACGAGATGATCAACATGCCAATCTCCTCCCTATCTGGTGGTTGGAAGATGAAGCTGGCTTTGGCCAGAGCTGTGTTGAAGAACGCCGACATCTTGTTGTTGGATGAGCCAACTAACCATTTGGACACTGTTAACGTCGCTTGGTTGGTTAACTACTTGAACACATGTGGTATCACTTCTATCATTGTTTCTCACGACTCTGGGTTCTTGGACAGCGTTACTCAATACATTATCCACTACGAGGGTctgaagttgagaaagtACAAGGGTAACATGTCTGAGTTTGTCAAGAAGTGCCCAACCGCCAAGTCTTACTACGAGCTAGGCGCCTCCGACTTGGAGTTCAGATTCCCAGAGCCAGGTTTCTTGGAGGGTGTCAAGACCAAGCAGAAGGCTATCGTTAAGGTCTCCAACATGAGCTTCCAGTACCCAGGTACCGCCAAGCCTCAAATCCGCGACGTTTCTTTCCAGTGCTCCCTTTCTTCCAGAATTGCTGTCATTGGTCCAAACGGTGCTGGTAAGTCCACCTTGATCAACGTCTTGACTGGTGAGTTGCTGCCAACTACCGGTGAGGTCTACACTCATGAGAACTGTCGTATCGCTTACATTAAGCAGCACGCTTTCGCTCACATCGAGTCCCACTTGGACAAGACCCCATCTGAGTACATCCAGTGGAGATTCCAAACTGGTGAAGACAGAGAGACCATGGACAGAGCCAACAGAGTCATCAACGAGGAGGATGCTGAGTCCATGaacaagatcttcaagatcgAGGGTACCCCAAGAAGAATTCAGGGCATCCACGCCAgaagaaagttcaagaactcttACGAGTACGAGTGTTCTTTCTTGTTGGGTGAGAACATTGGTATGAAGTCTGAGAGATGGGTTCCAATGATGTCCGTTGACAACGCCTGGATTCCAAGAGGTGAGTTGGTCGAGTCTCACTCTAAGATGGTTGCTGAGGTTGACATGAAGGAGGCTTTGGCTTCCGGTCAGTTCCGTCCTTTGACCAGAAAGGAGATCGAAGAGCACTGTGCCATGTTGGGTCTAGACGCTGAGTTGGTTTCCCACTCCAGAATCAGAGGTTTGTCTGGTGGTCAAAAGGTCAAGTTGGTCTTGGCCGCCTGTTCGTGGCAGAGACCTCACTTGATCGTCTTGGATGAGCCTACTAACTATTTGGACAGAGACTCTTTGGGTGCTTTGtccaaggctttgaaggctttCGACGGTGGTGTTATCATCATTACTCACTCTGCTGAGTTcaccaagaacttgactGAGGAAGTCTGGGCCGTTAACAACGGTGTCATGGTTCCATCTGGACACAACTGGGTTGCTGGCCAGGGTTCCGGTCCAAGAatcgagaagaaggaggaCGAAGAGGACAAATTCGATGCCATGGGTAACAAGATTAGCAGTGGTActaagaagaagaagttgtcttcTGCCGAGctaagaaagaagaagaaggagagaatgaagaagaagaaggagatgGGTGACGCTTACGTTTCCTCCGATGAAGACTTTTAA